GAATCGGCTTAGTTTGCGGAAGTTGATAACCATGAAGCGTTAATGCTTTTTGCAACGCAGCTTGCATGCTATTTTGCTTTTGAGACGTATTCTGAGGACGTAACTTTGCAGCTGTTGTGGTATTAAATTGACGATCAACCTGAGTAATTTGATTGTTTTTAATTACAACCGTTGTTTGATTTTTATCAATCGGAATGCCGTGAATTTGTTGTTGTACATAATATACAGAGGCAGATCCAACCTGGTTTTGTGATTGAATAACAACATCTACCTCGGCAGATGCAGAGCCAGAACTATTTAATGCTTGTTTAAAATAGCCTTTAATTATATCAGGATGTGATTGCGAAAAAACTGTGTAGTAGGTAAAAAGAAAAACAAATAGCGTTATCTTTTTTATGGTTGGTTTACATAACATTATTTATGATTCTAGTGAAAAAATATCCTGATCGTATAAAAAACCAAGTTTAGCAATCGCTTTATCTTTAGGTTCTTTGTGTAAAGTAGTATAAACAACAGCTTCGTGGTTAAAAGGTGCAACTAAATATTCTCCCATATAATCAACAACCTGAGAATGCCCAACATAATTAGCGTTGTATCCGTCAATACCAATTCGATTCACACCAATGGTATAAGTCATATTTTCAATCGCTCTAGCCTTTAATAAAGAATCCCAAGCATAGATACGTTTTTCAGGCCAAGATGCCACATAAAGCAGTAAATCGTAATTTACATTATTGCGAGCAAAAGCAGGAAAGCGCAAATCGTAACAAACCAACGGACAAATTTTCCATTCTTTATATTCTACAAGTAAACGATTTTTTCCTGCAGTAAAAACATCTTGTTCTTTAACTAAAGAAAACAAATGGCGTTTATCGTAATGCTGAACTGGATTATTTGGGGCAATAAAAACCAAACGATTATAAAACTGATTATTTTCTTTAATTATTAAGCTCCCCGTAATGGCAAAGTTTTTTTGCAAAGCAATGGCTTGCAGTTTTTGCAAAACAGCACCATCCATGGTTTCATAATTTGTAGCAGGATTCATGGTAAAACCTGTAGTAAACATTTCTGGTAAAACCACCAAATCCGCATCAACAGTTTCTAAAACCGAATAAAAATAATTGGCATTGGCAACAATATTTTCCCAAACTAATGGAGCTTGTACTAAGGCAACTTTTAACATTTTTTATTTTAAAGATAATAAAAAAGCTCGATACTAAGTACCGAGCTTTTTTGTTTGATTTTGATTTTTTAAACTATTCTAAAGTAGCTTTTAAATATTCTCTGTTCATACGAGCAATGTTTTCTAAAGAAATTCCTTTAGGACATTCAATCTCACATGCTCCAGTATTTGTACAGTTTCCAAAACCTTCTTCGTCCATTTGACGAACCATGTTTTGTACACGTGTAGCAGCTTCAATTTTACCTTGAGGTAATAAAGCATACTGAGAAACTTTTGCTCCAACAAATAACATAGCAGAACCATTTTTACAAGTTGCAACACAAGCACCACAACCAATACAAGCAGCAGCTTCAAAAGCTCTATCTGCATCATGTTTAGGCACAGGAATGTTGTTTGCATCTTGTGTGTTTCCTGATGTATTTACAGAAACGAATCCACCTGCTTGTTGAATACGGTCAAAAGAAGAACGGTCAACCATTAAGTCTTTAATTACCGGGAAAGCTTTAGATCTAAAAGGCTCAACATAAATTGTATCACCATCTTTAAATTTACGCATGTGTAATTGACAAGTTGTAACACCCATTTCTGGACCATGCGCTTGCCCGTTAATAAATAAAGAACACATACCACAGATTCCTTCACGACAATCGTGATCGAAAGCTACCGGCTCTTTTTTCTCTCCAATTAATTGTTCGTTTAATTGGTCTAACATTTCTAAGAAAGAACTGTCAGTAGAAACATCAGCTAAGCTGTATGTTTCCATAGCACCTTGCGTTTTAGCGTTTTTTTGACGCCAAACTTTAAGGTTAATATTGATATTTTTTGATGAAGCCATAATATTGATGTATTATTTCCTTCTACGGATTTTAGATTATTTGTAATTTCTTGCAGCGATAGTGATAAACTCATAAACTAATTCTTCTTTATGAAGAACAGCTTGTGTTGCTTCAGGACCTTTATATTCCCATGCACCAACAAATTTAAAGTTTTCGTCATCACGTAACGTTTCACCTTCAGCATCTTGGTATTCTTCACGGAAGTGACCACCACATGATTCTTTACGTTGTAAAGCATCTACAGCCATTAATTGTCCTAATTCCATAAAGTCAGCTACACGTAATGCTTTTTCTAATTCAGTGTTTAATTCATGAGCTGTACCCGGAACATAAACATTGTTATAGAATTCTTCACGTAAAGCAGCAATCTCAACAATAGCTTCTTTTAAGCCTTGTTCGTTACGAGCCATACCTACTTTATTCCACATAATTAAACCTAATTCTTTGTGGAATTGATCAACAGATTTAGATCCTTTTACTTCTAATAAACGGTCAATTAAACCTTTAACATCATTTTCAGCCTCAACGAATTCTGGTAAATCCGTAGAGATATGTCCTGTACGGATATCATCTGCTAAATAATCAGAAATTGTGTAAGGTAACACAAAATATCCGTCAGCTAAACCTTGCATCAAAGCAGAAGCACCTAAACGGTTAGCTCCGTGGTCTGAGAAGTTTGCTTCACCTGTTACGAAACAACCTGGAATTGTAGATTCTAAGTTGTAATCAACCCAAACACCACCCATTGTGTAGTGAACTGCTGGATAAATTTTCATAGGTGTTTCATATGGATTCTCGTCTGTAATTTTTTCATACATCGTGAACAAGTTACCATATTTCTCTTCTATCCATTGTTTACCTAACTTAATAACGGTTTCTTTAGATGGATTATGGTCACCTTGAATGTAAGCCATTTCTTTACCTTTTTTCTCAATCTCAGTTGAGAAATCTAAGTAAACCCCTTCACCAGTAGCGTTATTTTCGATACCAAAACCAGCATCACATCTTTCTTTAGCCGCACGTGAAGCAACGTCACGAGGTACTAAGTTACCGAAAGCTGGGTAACGGCGCTCTAAGTAATAATCTCTATCTTCTTCAGCAATTTGTGTTGGCTTTAATTTACCTGCACGAATTGCTTCTGCATCTTCAATCTTTTTAGGAACCCAAATACGACCCGAGTTACGTAATGATTCAGACATTAACGTTAACTTAGACTGATTTGTTCCGTGTATTGGAATACAAGTTGGGTGAATTTGTACGTAACATGGGTTAGCAAAGTAAGCTCCTTTTTTGTGAACTTTCCATGCTGCAGTTACGTTAGAACCCATTGCATTTGTAGACAAGAAATAAACGTTTCCGTAACCACCAGTTGCAATAACAACTGCGTGTGCAGAATGGCGTTCTAAATCTCCAGTAATTAAGTTACGAGCAATAATACCACGTGCTTTACCATCAACTTTAACTAGATCAAGCATTTCGTGGCGGTTGTACATTTTTACGTGTCCTAAACCAATTTGTCTTGATAATGCTGAATAAGCACCTAATAATAATTGCTGACCTGTTTGACCTGCCGCGTAAAAAGTACGTTGTACTTGCGTACCACCGAACGAACGGTTGTCTAACAATCCACCGTAATCACGTGCAAAAGGCACTCCTTGAGCCACACATTGGTCAATGATGTTTACAGAAACTTCAGCTAAACGGTGAACGTTTGCTTCACGTGCTCTATAATCACCACCTTTAATTGTATCATAGAATAAACGGTAAATTGAATCCCCGTCGTTTTGATAATTTTTAGCAGCATTTATACCACCTTGTGCAGCAATTGAGTGCGCGCGACGTGGAGAATCTTGGTAACAAAAAGCTTTAACACTATAACCCATTTCTCCTAATGATGCCGCAGCAGAAGCTCCTGCTAATCCAGTTCCAACAATGATAACGTCAATTTTACCACGGTTGTTTGGAGCAACAAGTTTTAAATGATCTTTGTAGTCTGTCCACTTCGTAGAAATGTGACCAGCTGGTATTTTAGAATCTAACTTCATAATCTTATAGGATATTGATTATTTAACAAAATATATATACAGAGGAATGATAGCAAACAATGCCGGAACAAGGATTGAGAACCATAAACCTACTGCTTTAATGAACCCGTTGTATTTAGGATTATTAACCCCTAATGACTGGAATGCAGATGCAAAACCATGGCTTAAGTGAAAACCTAATACAATCATTGCAATTACATAACCAATAACAGCAATAAGTCCAAACTGCTCGTTTTTAAAGAAATCAACAGTGATTTTGTATAAATCTTTATACCCTTCTTTAACTTTTAAATCTGTTCCTGCTTGGTAAAATTCTCTACCATTTTTAATTTCTAACTGACCCATTTGCACAGCAGAAACTGGAGCTGCAGAACCGTCAGTGAAATTATACACAGCAACTTCTTCTTCGATACCTGTCATTGGATTAGCAACTACAACTAATTGTTGTTGTAAAGGCATTTCAGAAAAATGCATTTTAGCCCAAAAGTTAACCATATGCGTTACAATGAACACTAATAATAATGTTCCTAAAACAGCCATATTTCTTGAAGCCCAAGAACTGTTTGTTTTATCATTTTTAACCGCATAACCAATAGGACGAGCCTTTTTGTTTTGTATTGTTAAAAGAATACCGTCGATTGCGTGAAATAAAATCGAGAAGTACGTTACATAAGATAAAATTTTAAC
This genomic window from Flavobacterium agricola contains:
- a CDS encoding nitrilase-related carbon-nitrogen hydrolase, which encodes MLKVALVQAPLVWENIVANANYFYSVLETVDADLVVLPEMFTTGFTMNPATNYETMDGAVLQKLQAIALQKNFAITGSLIIKENNQFYNRLVFIAPNNPVQHYDKRHLFSLVKEQDVFTAGKNRLLVEYKEWKICPLVCYDLRFPAFARNNVNYDLLLYVASWPEKRIYAWDSLLKARAIENMTYTIGVNRIGIDGYNANYVGHSQVVDYMGEYLVAPFNHEAVVYTTLHKEPKDKAIAKLGFLYDQDIFSLES
- a CDS encoding succinate dehydrogenase/fumarate reductase iron-sulfur subunit; the encoded protein is MASSKNININLKVWRQKNAKTQGAMETYSLADVSTDSSFLEMLDQLNEQLIGEKKEPVAFDHDCREGICGMCSLFINGQAHGPEMGVTTCQLHMRKFKDGDTIYVEPFRSKAFPVIKDLMVDRSSFDRIQQAGGFVSVNTSGNTQDANNIPVPKHDADRAFEAAACIGCGACVATCKNGSAMLFVGAKVSQYALLPQGKIEAATRVQNMVRQMDEEGFGNCTNTGACEIECPKGISLENIARMNREYLKATLE
- a CDS encoding fumarate reductase/succinate dehydrogenase flavoprotein subunit yields the protein MKLDSKIPAGHISTKWTDYKDHLKLVAPNNRGKIDVIIVGTGLAGASAAASLGEMGYSVKAFCYQDSPRRAHSIAAQGGINAAKNYQNDGDSIYRLFYDTIKGGDYRAREANVHRLAEVSVNIIDQCVAQGVPFARDYGGLLDNRSFGGTQVQRTFYAAGQTGQQLLLGAYSALSRQIGLGHVKMYNRHEMLDLVKVDGKARGIIARNLITGDLERHSAHAVVIATGGYGNVYFLSTNAMGSNVTAAWKVHKKGAYFANPCYVQIHPTCIPIHGTNQSKLTLMSESLRNSGRIWVPKKIEDAEAIRAGKLKPTQIAEEDRDYYLERRYPAFGNLVPRDVASRAAKERCDAGFGIENNATGEGVYLDFSTEIEKKGKEMAYIQGDHNPSKETVIKLGKQWIEEKYGNLFTMYEKITDENPYETPMKIYPAVHYTMGGVWVDYNLESTIPGCFVTGEANFSDHGANRLGASALMQGLADGYFVLPYTISDYLADDIRTGHISTDLPEFVEAENDVKGLIDRLLEVKGSKSVDQFHKELGLIMWNKVGMARNEQGLKEAIVEIAALREEFYNNVYVPGTAHELNTELEKALRVADFMELGQLMAVDALQRKESCGGHFREEYQDAEGETLRDDENFKFVGAWEYKGPEATQAVLHKEELVYEFITIAARNYK
- a CDS encoding succinate dehydrogenase cytochrome b subunit; this encodes MAKSALLKSSIAKKWWMSLTGLFLCVFLVGHLVGNLQLIFGTSLQFNEYALFMTTNPAVKILSYVTYFSILFHAIDGILLTIQNKKARPIGYAVKNDKTNSSWASRNMAVLGTLLLVFIVTHMVNFWAKMHFSEMPLQQQLVVVANPMTGIEEEVAVYNFTDGSAAPVSAVQMGQLEIKNGREFYQAGTDLKVKEGYKDLYKITVDFFKNEQFGLIAVIGYVIAMIVLGFHLSHGFASAFQSLGVNNPKYNGFIKAVGLWFSILVPALFAIIPLYIYFVK